The following proteins are co-located in the Rattus norvegicus strain BN/NHsdMcwi chromosome 19, GRCr8, whole genome shotgun sequence genome:
- the Exosc6 gene encoding exosome complex component MTR3: MPGDHRRIRGPEESQPPQLYAAEEDETPAARDPTRLRPVYARAGLLSQAKGSAYLEAGGTKVLCAVSGPRQAEGGERGGGPAGAGGEAPAALRGRLLCDFRRAPFSGRRRRAPQGSSEDRELGLALQEALEPAVRLGRYPRAQLEVSALLLEDGGSALAAALTAAALALADAGVEMYDLVVGCGLSLTPGPSPTWLLDPTRLEEEHSEAGLTVALMPVLNQVAGLLGSGEGGQTESWTDAVRLGLEGCQRLYPVLQQCLVRAARRRGAAAPP, translated from the coding sequence ATGCCGGGAGACCACCGCCGCATCCGAGGGCCAGAGGAGTCCCAGCCGCCGCAGCTGTACGCGGCCGAAGAAGACGAGACGCCCGCTGCTCGCGACCCGACGCGCCTACGACCGGTGTACGCCCGCGCAGGGCTGCTGAGCCAGGCTAAGGGCTCAGCCTACCTGGAAGCGGGAGGTACCAAGGTGCTGTGCGCCGTGTCCGGTCCGCGGCAGGCCGAGGGCGGTGAGCGCGGCGGCGGTCCCGCCGGAGCGGGCGGTGAAGCTCCGGCTGCTCTCCGGGGTCGCTTGCTCTGCGATTTCCGTCGCGCGCCCTTCTCCGGTCGCCGGCGTCGCGCGCCCCAGGGCAGCAGCGAGGATCGTGAGCTGGGTCTGGCTCTGCAGGAGGCTCTGGAGCCCGCTGTGCGCTTAGGACGCTACCCTCGTGCTCAACTCGAGGTGTCCGCGCTGCTGCTGGAGGACGGCGGCTCTGCGCTGGCCGCGGCCCTCACCGCTGCTGCGCTCGCCCTGGCCGACGCGGGAGTGGAGATGTACGATCTGGTAGTGGGCTGCGGCTTGAGCCTCACACCGGGGCCCTCCCCGACTTGGCTGCTGGACCCCACGCGACTGGAGGAGGAGCATTCTGAGGCCGGCCTCACGGTGGCGCTCATGCCCGTGCTCAATCAGGTGGCCGGGTTATTGGGCAGTGGGGAAGGCGGCCAGACTGAGAGTTGGACCGATGCGGTGCGCCTGGGCCTGGAAGGCTGCCAGCGCCTCTACCCGGTGTTGCAGCAGTGCTTGGTGAGGGCTGCCCGCCGGAGGGGTGCCGCCGCCCCGCCCTGA
- the Hnrnpcl1 gene encoding heterogeneous nuclear ribonucleoprotein C-like 1 isoform X1 — MCVSCDPPSYSPVFIPSPLSTSLSLSIRLNMAGKSGPDSAHPGQKRPQDRIIFRVDESKRTPLFVNQVPAKSRRTCTGVKNTHNTHKTFRNSHLPLGQIKSDQTEELDSIRRELSKIKARVDSLLESLESMEQQRDQRVSQVKNLASDQNSQ; from the exons ATGTGTGTGTCATGTGACCCACCCTCCTACAGCCCCGTTTTCATCCCTtcacctctctctacctctctctctctctccatcagaCTGAACATGGCTGGAAAGTCCGGACCTGACTCTGCCCAtccaggccagaagaggccacagGACAGGATCATCTTCCG GGTGGATGAAAGCAAGAGGACCCCTCTATTCGTCAATCAGGTGCCAGCCAAGAGCCGAAGAACTTGTACAGGGGTCAAGAATACCCACAACACTCACAAGACCTTCAGGAACAGTCATCTCCCCCTGGGGCAGATAAAGT CAGACCAGACGGAGGAGCTAGATTCCATCCGGAGGGAGCTGAGCAAGATCAAAGCCCGGGTGGACAGCCTGTTGGAGAGTCTGGAGTCCATGGAGCAGCAGAGGGACCAGCGCGTGAGTCAG GTGAAGAATCTCGCATCAGACCAGAATAGCCAGTAG
- the Hnrnpcl1 gene encoding heterogeneous nuclear ribonucleoprotein C-like isoform X3 translates to MPKISSAWLRQKSLWKARVDESKRTPLFVNQVPAKSRRTCTGVKNTHNTHKTFRNSHLPLGQIKSDQTEELDSIRRELSKIKARVDSLLESLESMEQQRDQRVSQVKNLASDQNSQ, encoded by the exons ATGCCAAAGATCAGCAGTGCCTGGCTCAGGCAGAAGAGCCTTTGGAAGGCCAG GGTGGATGAAAGCAAGAGGACCCCTCTATTCGTCAATCAGGTGCCAGCCAAGAGCCGAAGAACTTGTACAGGGGTCAAGAATACCCACAACACTCACAAGACCTTCAGGAACAGTCATCTCCCCCTGGGGCAGATAAAGT CAGACCAGACGGAGGAGCTAGATTCCATCCGGAGGGAGCTGAGCAAGATCAAAGCCCGGGTGGACAGCCTGTTGGAGAGTCTGGAGTCCATGGAGCAGCAGAGGGACCAGCGCGTGAGTCAG GTGAAGAATCTCGCATCAGACCAGAATAGCCAGTAG
- the Hnrnpcl1 gene encoding heterogeneous nuclear ribonucleoprotein C-like 1 isoform X2, with translation MCVSCDPPSYSPVFIPSPLSTSLSLSIRLNMAGKSGPDSAHPGQKRPQDRIIFRVDESKRTPLFVNQVPAKSRRTCTGVKNTHNTHKTFRNSHLPLGQIKYQTEELDSIRRELSKIKARVDSLLESLESMEQQRDQRVSQVKNLASDQNSQ, from the exons ATGTGTGTGTCATGTGACCCACCCTCCTACAGCCCCGTTTTCATCCCTtcacctctctctacctctctctctctctccatcagaCTGAACATGGCTGGAAAGTCCGGACCTGACTCTGCCCAtccaggccagaagaggccacagGACAGGATCATCTTCCG GGTGGATGAAAGCAAGAGGACCCCTCTATTCGTCAATCAGGTGCCAGCCAAGAGCCGAAGAACTTGTACAGGGGTCAAGAATACCCACAACACTCACAAGACCTTCAGGAACAGTCATCTCCCCCTGGGGCAGATAAAGT ACCAGACGGAGGAGCTAGATTCCATCCGGAGGGAGCTGAGCAAGATCAAAGCCCGGGTGGACAGCCTGTTGGAGAGTCTGGAGTCCATGGAGCAGCAGAGGGACCAGCGCGTGAGTCAG GTGAAGAATCTCGCATCAGACCAGAATAGCCAGTAG
- the Hnrnpcl1 gene encoding heterogeneous nuclear ribonucleoprotein C-like isoform X4: MPKISSAWLRQKSLWKARVDESKRTPLFVNQVPAKSRRTCTGVKNTHNTHKTFRNSHLPLGQIKYQTEELDSIRRELSKIKARVDSLLESLESMEQQRDQRVSQVKNLASDQNSQ; the protein is encoded by the exons ATGCCAAAGATCAGCAGTGCCTGGCTCAGGCAGAAGAGCCTTTGGAAGGCCAG GGTGGATGAAAGCAAGAGGACCCCTCTATTCGTCAATCAGGTGCCAGCCAAGAGCCGAAGAACTTGTACAGGGGTCAAGAATACCCACAACACTCACAAGACCTTCAGGAACAGTCATCTCCCCCTGGGGCAGATAAAGT ACCAGACGGAGGAGCTAGATTCCATCCGGAGGGAGCTGAGCAAGATCAAAGCCCGGGTGGACAGCCTGTTGGAGAGTCTGGAGTCCATGGAGCAGCAGAGGGACCAGCGCGTGAGTCAG GTGAAGAATCTCGCATCAGACCAGAATAGCCAGTAG
- the Clec18a gene encoding C-type lectin domain family 18 member A-like isoform X2, giving the protein MKPGKQAGRLREAMSAAPGRTAIQPEPSLWLGNQSRWLGLLLLLLPLLGITWTEVQPPQLPKQVPIVQALSRKESFLILTTHNRLRSQVHPSAANMQRMDWSESLAQLAQARAALCGTSATPNLAATLRNTPDVGWNVQLLPMGSASFVEVVNVWFAEGLQYRHGSAECAHNATCAHYTQLVWATSSQLGCGWQPCFVDQVATEAFVCAYSPGGNWEINGKMIAPYKKGPWCSLCTASVSGCFKAWDHAGGLCEVPRNPCRMSCRNLGHLNISTCRCHCPPGYTGRYCQVRCSIQCVHGRFQREECSCVCDIGYGGAQCATKVHFPFHTCDLRIDGDCFMVSPEADTYYGAKMKCQGKGGVLAQIESQKVQDILAFYLDHLETTNKVTDSDFETKNFWIGLTYKAAKDSFRWTTGEHKSFTSFAFGQPDNQGFGNCVEMQASAAFNWNDQRCKTRNRYICQFAQKHYSQWEPGP; this is encoded by the exons ATGAAGCCTGGGAAGCAAGCCGGACGGCTGAGAGAAGCCATGTCTGCAGCACCAGGCAGAACAGCCATTCAGCCCGAGCCCTCCCTGTGGCTGGGAAACCAGAGCCGGTGGCTTGGTCTCTtgcttctgctcctgcctctccttGGCATCACCTGGACAGAGGTGCAGCCACCCCAGCTGCCAAAGCAAGTTCCCATTGTGCAAG CCTTGAGCAGGAAGGAGAGTTTCTTAATCCTCACAACACACAACCGTCTGCGCAGCCAGGTCCACCCTTCCGCAGCCAACATGCAGAGAATG GATTGGAGCGAGAGCCTGGCTCAACTAGCCCAAGCCAGGGCAGCCCTTTGTGGCACCTCAGCCACTCCGAACCTGGCAGCCACCCTGCGGAACACCCCAGACGTGGGCTGGAATGTGCAGCTACTGCCCATGGGCTCAGCCTCTTTTGTGGAGGTGGTCAACGTCTGGTTTGCTGAGGGGCTGCAGTACAGACATGGGTCGGCCGAGTGTGCCCACAATGCCACCTGTGCCCACTACACCCAG CTTGTGTGGGCCACCTCCAGTCAGCTGGGCTGTGGGTGGCAGCCATGTTTTGTGGATCAAGTGGCCACGGAAGCCTTCGTCTGTGCCTATTCCCCTGG AGGCAACTGGGAAATAAATGGGAAGATGATCGCCCCTTACAAGAAAGGCCCCTGGTGTTCCCTGTGCACAGCCAGTGTCTCGGGCTGCTTCAAGGCCTGGGATCATGCAGGGGGCCTCTGTG AGGTTCCCAGGAACCCATGTCGCATGAGCTGCCGAAATCTCGGACATCTCAACATTAGCACCTGTCGCTGTCACTGTCCCCCTGGCTACACAGGGAGGTACTGCCAAG TGCGCTGCAGTATACAGTGTGTGCATGGCCGATTCCAGAGAGAAGAATGTTCCTGTGTCTGCGATATCGGCTATGGCGGAGCCCAGTGTGCCA CCAAGGTGCACTTTCCCTTTCATACCTGTGACCTGAGGATTGATGGAGACTGCTTCATGGTGTCTCCCGAGGCAGACACCTATTATGGAGCCAAGATGAAATGTCAG GGAAAAGGTGGGGTGTTAGCCCAGATTGAGAGCCAGAAAGTGCAAGACATCCTTGCCTTCTACCTGGACCACCTGGAGACCACCAACAAGGTGACTGACAGTGACTTTGAGACCAAGAACTTCTGGATTG GGCTCACCTACAAGGCAGCTAAGGACTCCTTCCGCTGGACTACTGGAGAACACAAGTCCTTCACCAGTTTTGCCTTTGGGCAGCCTGACAATCAGGG GTTTGGGAACTGTGTGGAAATGCAGGCATCTGCCGCCTTCAACTGGAATGACCAACGCTGTAAAACTCGAAACCGTTATATCTGTCAGTTTG CTCAGAAGCACTATTCCCAGTGGGAGCCGGGGCCCTGA
- the Clec18a gene encoding C-type lectin domain family 18 member A-like isoform X1: MKPGKQAGRLREAMSAAPGRTAIQPEPSLWLGNQSRWLGLLLLLLPLLGITWTEVQPPQLPKQVPIVQALSRKESFLILTTHNRLRSQVHPSAANMQRMDWSESLAQLAQARAALCGTSATPNLAATLRNTPDVGWNVQLLPMGSASFVEVVNVWFAEGLQYRHGSAECAHNATCAHYTQLVWATSSQLGCGWQPCFVDQVATEAFVCAYSPGGNWEINGKMIAPYKKGPWCSLCTASVSGCFKAWDHAGGLCEVPRNPCRMSCRNLGHLNISTCRCHCPPGYTGRYCQVRCSIQCVHGRFQREECSCVCDIGYGGAQCASEFQLTVLLGPLFGGVLDLTLSASKVHFPFHTCDLRIDGDCFMVSPEADTYYGAKMKCQGKGGVLAQIESQKVQDILAFYLDHLETTNKVTDSDFETKNFWIGLTYKAAKDSFRWTTGEHKSFTSFAFGQPDNQGFGNCVEMQASAAFNWNDQRCKTRNRYICQFAQKHYSQWEPGP; encoded by the exons ATGAAGCCTGGGAAGCAAGCCGGACGGCTGAGAGAAGCCATGTCTGCAGCACCAGGCAGAACAGCCATTCAGCCCGAGCCCTCCCTGTGGCTGGGAAACCAGAGCCGGTGGCTTGGTCTCTtgcttctgctcctgcctctccttGGCATCACCTGGACAGAGGTGCAGCCACCCCAGCTGCCAAAGCAAGTTCCCATTGTGCAAG CCTTGAGCAGGAAGGAGAGTTTCTTAATCCTCACAACACACAACCGTCTGCGCAGCCAGGTCCACCCTTCCGCAGCCAACATGCAGAGAATG GATTGGAGCGAGAGCCTGGCTCAACTAGCCCAAGCCAGGGCAGCCCTTTGTGGCACCTCAGCCACTCCGAACCTGGCAGCCACCCTGCGGAACACCCCAGACGTGGGCTGGAATGTGCAGCTACTGCCCATGGGCTCAGCCTCTTTTGTGGAGGTGGTCAACGTCTGGTTTGCTGAGGGGCTGCAGTACAGACATGGGTCGGCCGAGTGTGCCCACAATGCCACCTGTGCCCACTACACCCAG CTTGTGTGGGCCACCTCCAGTCAGCTGGGCTGTGGGTGGCAGCCATGTTTTGTGGATCAAGTGGCCACGGAAGCCTTCGTCTGTGCCTATTCCCCTGG AGGCAACTGGGAAATAAATGGGAAGATGATCGCCCCTTACAAGAAAGGCCCCTGGTGTTCCCTGTGCACAGCCAGTGTCTCGGGCTGCTTCAAGGCCTGGGATCATGCAGGGGGCCTCTGTG AGGTTCCCAGGAACCCATGTCGCATGAGCTGCCGAAATCTCGGACATCTCAACATTAGCACCTGTCGCTGTCACTGTCCCCCTGGCTACACAGGGAGGTACTGCCAAG TGCGCTGCAGTATACAGTGTGTGCATGGCCGATTCCAGAGAGAAGAATGTTCCTGTGTCTGCGATATCGGCTATGGCGGAGCCCAGTGTGCCAGTGAGTTCCAACTCACGGTTCTTCTCGGACCCCTCTTCGGTGGGGTGCTGGATCTGACTTTATCAGCTT CCAAGGTGCACTTTCCCTTTCATACCTGTGACCTGAGGATTGATGGAGACTGCTTCATGGTGTCTCCCGAGGCAGACACCTATTATGGAGCCAAGATGAAATGTCAG GGAAAAGGTGGGGTGTTAGCCCAGATTGAGAGCCAGAAAGTGCAAGACATCCTTGCCTTCTACCTGGACCACCTGGAGACCACCAACAAGGTGACTGACAGTGACTTTGAGACCAAGAACTTCTGGATTG GGCTCACCTACAAGGCAGCTAAGGACTCCTTCCGCTGGACTACTGGAGAACACAAGTCCTTCACCAGTTTTGCCTTTGGGCAGCCTGACAATCAGGG GTTTGGGAACTGTGTGGAAATGCAGGCATCTGCCGCCTTCAACTGGAATGACCAACGCTGTAAAACTCGAAACCGTTATATCTGTCAGTTTG CTCAGAAGCACTATTCCCAGTGGGAGCCGGGGCCCTGA
- the Rps20l6 gene encoding small ribosomal subunit protein uS10-like, translating to MAFKDTRKTPVEPEVAIHRIRITLNSHNVKSLEKVCADLIRGAKEKNLKEKGPVRMPTQTLRITTRKTPCGEGFETWGRFQIRIHKRLIDLHSPSEIVKRITSISLLSQE from the coding sequence ATGGCATTTAAAGATACCAGGAAGACTCCCGTGGAGCCCGAAGTGGCGATTCACCGGATTCGAATCACGCTCAACAGCCACAATGTGAAGTCGCTGGAGAAGGTTTGTGCGGACTTGATCAGAGGCGCCAAGGAGAAGAATCTGAAAGAGAAAGGACCGGTGCGCATGCCTACCCAGACACTGAGAATCACTACCAGAAAAACACCTTGTGGTGAAGGTTTCGAGACGTGGGGTCGTTTTCAGATTAGAATCCACAAGCGACTCATTGACTTACACAGTCCTTCTGAGATTGTTAAGCGGATTACTTCCATCAGTTTATTGAGCCAGGAGTAG